Proteins from one Candidatus Omnitrophota bacterium genomic window:
- a CDS encoding prepilin-type N-terminal cleavage/methylation domain-containing protein — protein sequence MRKGFTLLELLIVVIVIGILAGVAIPQYLAVVERGKVAAAKNNLAIAAQAEKMYRTEHTAYTGNFSDLDNWTEGISDAIAAHAADWNYSIADAADTFTITATRVGAAGSKHGGKTVTINETNHVGGDHDFH from the coding sequence ATGAGAAAAGGGTTTACGCTTCTAGAACTATTGATTGTAGTAATTGTTATTGGAATTCTAGCTGGAGTAGCTATTCCTCAGTATCTTGCAGTAGTTGAAAGAGGCAAGGTGGCTGCCGCAAAAAATAACCTTGCTATCGCTGCTCAGGCCGAGAAAATGTATCGTACCGAGCATACCGCTTATACAGGAAATTTTAGCGATCTCGACAATTGGACTGAAGGTATATCTGATGCTATAGCTGCCCATGCTGCTGATTGGAACTATTCAATTGCTGATGCAGCAGATACTTTTACTATTACAGCCACAAGAGTTGGCGCAGCTGGCTCCAAGCACGGAGGTAAAACAGTCACAATTAACGAAACTAATCATGTTGGTGGGGACCACGATTTTCACTAA
- a CDS encoding type II secretion system GspH family protein has product MLSRPSFSLIELITVIIVISLLVLLAFPTYLSVQRRILDREAGTHLTLIQAAEKSYRIEERAYVDTANTTNTNELLGLDLSPTGHWSYSVPTGFVNNASNPPTFCAEATSGGEAWHIDQDDHEAADCDCALTAATCTGR; this is encoded by the coding sequence ATGTTGTCTAGACCAAGTTTTAGCCTAATTGAGCTTATTACAGTTATAATTGTAATAAGTTTGTTAGTTCTTTTGGCTTTTCCGACTTACCTGAGCGTTCAAAGAAGAATTCTTGACCGCGAGGCCGGAACCCATCTAACACTTATTCAGGCTGCTGAGAAATCCTATCGTATCGAAGAGCGTGCTTACGTGGATACGGCAAATACTACCAACACCAATGAACTTCTAGGCCTTGATTTATCACCGACTGGTCACTGGAGTTATTCAGTGCCAACTGGTTTTGTTAACAATGCTTCGAATCCACCAACTTTTTGCGCTGAAGCAACCAGCGGAGGTGAAGCTTGGCATATTGATCAGGACGATCATGAAGCAGCTGATTGTGATTGCGCTCTTACTGCTGCTACTTGTACTGGGCGTTAA